One genomic region from Drosophila busckii strain San Diego stock center, stock number 13000-0081.31 chromosome 3R, ASM1175060v1, whole genome shotgun sequence encodes:
- the LOC108602271 gene encoding glycine receptor subunit alpha-2: MELTAFLTGLFCVAVVATATNTPLSSQQLQLAGNGSVVSAESDSHTNFNVTLQLTETVDSNCPSLKDADTITQAELITHLTDSCRYDRLEPPTTVNAAGEIQPVDVYARFYIYVLKDLDSSDLQFVVQGLLQLRYVDYRLAFSQYAPNRQQPIVGDSTMRDTVWAPHIFLANEQSSNVLGTTDKDMLTSIYPDGTVFISTRMQATLYCWMNFQKFPFDDQKCTTVLESWMYNTSMLQLHWESKNPVSFHTQLQLTEYQLGGWTCNESVSISDDLNMSHGALMGNYSALSFSVMLTREVGYYVIDYFLPSMMIVCISWVSLWLQPDQTPARTMLGCTTLLSFLTLSLSQENNLSKVSYVTMSEVWFLVCTVFIFGSLMEFAFVNTIWRRNNNLELKKRSTKYIVRSTFVPTRMKRNPRSFNRSQSQNTLSSCNKNSGDTVITIETPIILGGNGLSRENSSMSLDDNATSMSSSSTATLTETPAEKPAQTFATMTPKEVSLWIDRKMRFVFPLAFIVFNALFWTLVYCL; encoded by the exons ATGGAATTAACTGCATTTTTAACAGGattattttgtgttgctgtCGTGGCAACTGCCACTAATACGCCGCTTAGTtcgcaacaactgcaactcg CTGGCAATGGCTCTGTGGTCTCAGCTGAAAGCGATtcgcatacaaattttaacgTTACGCTGCAGTTGACAGAGACCGTCGACAGCAATTGTCCCTCGCTGAAGGATGCGGACACCATAACGCAAGCGGAGCTTATAACGCATCTCACCGACAGCTGTCGCTACGATCGCCTCGAGCCACCGACGACAGTTAACGCTGCTGGGGAGATCCAGCCCGTGGATGTCTATGCGCGTTTTTATATCTATGTGCTGAAGGACTTGGACTCGAGTGATCTACAGTTTGTGGTGCAGGGATTACTGCAGCTGCGCTACGTGGATTATCGTCTGGCGTTTTCGCAGTATGCGCCAAATCGGCAGCAGCCAATTGTGGGCGACTCGACGATGCGGGACACAGTCTGGGCGCCGCACATATTTCTGGCCAATGAGCAGAGCTCGAATGTGCTGGGCACCACCGACAAGGACATGCTGACCAGCATCTACCCCGATGGCACTGTGTTCATCTCCACGCGCATGCAGGCCACGCTCTATTGCTGGATGAACTTCCAGAAGTTTCCCTTCGATGACCAGAAGTGCACCACAGTGCTGGAGAGCTGGATGTACAACACGTccatgctgcagctgcactggGAGTCCAAGAACCCGGTGAGTTTTCacacgcagctgcagcttacgGAGTACCAGTTGGGCGGCTGGACGTGCAACGAGTCCGTCAGCATCTCGGACGACCTGAACATGTCGCATGGCGCGCTCATGGGCAACTACAGTGCGCTGAGCTTTAGTGTGATGCTGACGCGCGAGGTGGGCTACTATGTCATCGACTACTTCCTGCCCTCCATGATGATTGTCTGCATATCGTGGGTGTCCCTATGGCTGCAGCCGGATCAGACGCCCGCGCGCACGATGCTGGGCTGCACCACGCTGCTGTCGTTCCTGACGCTCTCCTTGTCGCAGGAGAACAATCTGTCCAAGGTGAGCTATGTGACCATGTCGGAGGTCTGGTTTCTGGTCTGCACCGTGTTCATCTTCGGCAGCCTCATGGAGTTCGCCTTTGTGAACACCATTTGGCGGCGCAACAACAATCTGGAGCTGAAGAAGCGCAGCACCAAGTACATAGTGCGCTCCACCTTTGTGCCCACCCGCATGAAGCGCAATCCACGCAGCTTCAATCGGAGCCAGAGCCAGAACACactcagcagctgcaacaagaACTCCGGCGATACAGTCATCACCATCGAGACGCCCATCATTCTGGGCGGCAATGGTCTCAGTCGCGAGAACTCGTCGATGAGCCTCGACGATAATGCAACCAGCATGAGTTCCAGCTCCACAGCGACGCTGACAGAGACGCCAGCGGAGAAGCCAGCACAGACGTTCGCCACCATGACACCCAAGGAGGTGTCACTGTGGATCGATCGCAAAATGCGCTTCGTCTTCCCGCTCGCCTTCATTGTATTCAATGCGCTCTTCTGGACTTTGGTCTACTGCCTGTGA